In one window of Camelina sativa cultivar DH55 chromosome 15, Cs, whole genome shotgun sequence DNA:
- the LOC109124629 gene encoding BTB/POZ and MATH domain-containing protein 4-like — MPSPPTTTSLSVTQTINGSHSFTIKGYSLAKGIGIGKHIASDTFTVGGYQWAIYFYPDGKNPEDNSAYVSVFIALASDGTDVRALFELSLLDQSGKGKHKVHSHFDRALESGPYTLKYRGSMWGYKRFFRRAMLETSDFLKDDCLKINCTVGVVVSEIDCPRLHSIHVPASDIGSHFGMLLENEDGSDITFNVSGEKFCAHRLVLAARSPVFESEFLDVVTGEEDRDIEVTDMEPKVFKALLHYIYKDALIEDAESSSSSGSSVGPSASDTLAAKLLGAADKYKLPRLSLMCESVLCKDISVDSVANILALADRYNASALKSVCLKFAAENLNAVIRSDGYDYLKEHCPSLQSELLKTFAGCEEELSGGGKTRSVWGQFSDGGADTNERNGRQPQTWGDVNGGAERSQSVWVQVVNSNASGRNNNNDNNNSDDPMAED; from the exons aTGCCGTCGCCACCGACGACGACTTCTCTATCGGTAACACAGACGATAAACGGATCGCATAGTTTTACAATCAAAGGGTACTCATTGGCGAAAGGAATCGGGATCGGAAAACACATCGCGAGCGATACTTTCACCGTCGGGGGTTACCAGTGGGCAATCTATTTCTATCCTGATGGGAAGAATCCTGAGGATAATTCGGCTTATGTatctgtttttattgctttagcTAGCGATGGTACCGATGTTAGGGCTTTATTTGAGCTTTCTTTGCTTGATCAGAGTGGTAAAGGGAAGCATAAGGTTCATAGCCACTTCGATCGTGCTCTTGAGAGTGGTCCTTATACTCTCAAATATCGTGGCAGCATGTG GGGCTACAAGCGTTTCTTTAGAAGAGCTATGCTGGAAACATCTGATTTTCTGAAGGATgattgtttgaaaattaattgcACAGTGGGAGTTGTGGTCTCAGAAATAGATTGCCCACGGTTACATTCTATTCACGTTCCTGCATCTGATATTGGATCTCACTTCGGGATGCTTCTGGAGAATGAGGACGGTTCAGATATAACTTTCAATGTCTCAGGCGAAAAGTTCTGTGCTCACAGGTTGGTATTGGCTGCTCGATCTCCTGTCTTTGAAAGCGAGTTCCTTGATGTTGTTACTGGGGAAGAAGATCGTGATATTGAAGTTACTGACATGGAGCCTAAGGTTTTCAAG GCTTTGCTCCACTATATATACAAGGATGCTCTAATTGAAGATGcggagtcatcatcatcttccggTTCTTCTGTTGGTCCATCTGCATCAGACACATTAGCTGCAAAGCTACTAGGAGCTGCTGATAAATACAAGTTGCCTAGACTAAGTTTAATGTGCGAGTCAGTGCTCTGCAAGGATATATCAGTAGATTCCGTTGCTAATATTTTGGCGCTTGCTGACCGCTACAATGCTTCCGCCTTGAAATCCGTATGTCTGAAATTCGCAGCAGAGAATCTCAACG cTGTTATAAGGTCAGATGGGTATGATTATCTAAAGGAACACTGCCCATCACTTCAATCAGAGCTTCTGAAAACATTTGCGGGATGTGAAGAGGAGTTGAGCGGAGGAGGGAAGACAAGGAGCGTATGGGGGCAATTCTCAGATGGTGGAGCTGACACAAATGAGAGAAACGGAAGACAGCCACAGACAT
- the LOC104744471 gene encoding histone-lysine N-methyltransferase SUVR3-like, giving the protein MKESPPKKGRLGEASDVIIPATDLLFLRCADLILPWLNPQELAVVSQTCKALSLISKSITTHRSHDAARFFENIAIPFRNSVDSQRYAYFIYTPFQIPASSLPSRQWWGSESTRPSDLDSVSEVGRFGVSLVDESGERMCGCECERCEEGYCKCLAFTAGMEEIANECGSGCGCGSDCSNRVTQKGISVGLKVVRDEKKGWCLYADQLIKQGQFICEYAGELLTTDEARKRQSIYDKLRSTQSFASALLVVREHLPSGNACLRINIDATRIGNIARFINHSCDGGNLSTVLLRSSGALLPRLCFFAARDIFAEEELTFSYGDVSVNGENKLNCCCGSSCCIGTLPCENT; this is encoded by the exons ATGAAAGAGTCGCCACCGAAGAAGGGTCGTCTCGGAGAAGCTTCAGATGTTATTATTCCGGCCACTGATTTGTTGTTCCTCCGATGTGCCGACTTGATTCTTCCATGGCTAAACCCTCAAGAGCTAGCCGTTGTTTCTCAAACCTGCAAAGCCTTATCCCTAATTTCGAAATCTATCACCACTCACCGATCCCATGACGCTGCACGGTTCTTCGAAAACATCGCAATCCCGTTTCGTAACTCAGTCGATTCTCAGCGGTACGCGTATTTCATCTACACACCGTTTCAGATCCCCGCTTCGTCTCTTCCGTCGCGTCAATGGTGGGGATCCGAGTCGACGAGACCTTCTGATCTTGACTCGGTGAGTGAAGTCGGACGTTTTGGGGTGAGTTTAGTGGACGAGTCAGGAGAGAGGATGTGTGGATGCGAGTGCGAGAGGTGTGAGGAAGGATACTGCAAGTGTTTAGCTTTCACGGCGGGGATGGAGGAGATTGCTAACGAGTGTGGGTCGGGTTGTGGATGCGGGTCGGATTGTTCGAACCGGGTTACACAAAAGGGGATTTCAGTTGGTTTGAAGGTTGTTAGAGATGAGAAGAAAGGTTGGTGCTTGTACGCTGATCAGCTTATCAAGCAAGGCCAATTCATCTGTGAATATGCAG GTGAGCTATTAACAACAGATGAAGCACGTAAACGTCAAAGTATCTACGACAAACTCAGGTCAACACAATCCTTCGCTTCGGCACTTTTGGTTGTACGCGAGCACCTCCCTTCAGGAAACGCTTGTTTAAGAATAAACATCGACGCCACGAGAATTGGGAACATTGCTAGATTCATCAACCATTCTTGTGACGGTGGGAATCTCTCCACCGTTCTGTTGAGAAGCTCGGGGGCGTTGCTTCCTCGGCTCTGTTTCTTTGCAGCAAGGGACATATTTGCAGAGGAAGAGTTAACTTTCAGTTATGGAGATGTCAGTGTCAATGGAGAGAACAAGTTGAATTGCTGTTGCGGTAGTTCCTGCTGTATTGGAACGTTGCCTTGTGAGAATACCTGA